The following proteins come from a genomic window of Streptomyces sp. NBC_01716:
- a CDS encoding methylated-DNA--[protein]-cysteine S-methyltransferase, whose amino-acid sequence MTTGMNSRSHTVADSPYGPLTLVATDGVLSGLYMTEQRHRPPQESFGESDARPFGEVIDQLDEYFAGERTEFDLPLRLHGTPFQRSVWEQLLTIPYGETRSYGQLAGALGKSGASRAVGLANGKNPVGIIVPCHRVIGSTGGLTGYGGGLDRKQRLLVFEGAGRTPAGTLF is encoded by the coding sequence ATGACCACCGGCATGAACAGCCGATCGCACACCGTGGCCGACAGCCCGTACGGGCCGCTGACGCTCGTCGCCACCGACGGGGTGCTGAGCGGTCTCTACATGACCGAGCAACGCCATCGCCCGCCGCAGGAGAGTTTCGGCGAGAGCGACGCCCGCCCGTTCGGCGAGGTGATCGACCAGCTCGACGAGTACTTCGCGGGCGAGCGCACCGAGTTCGACCTGCCGCTGCGGCTGCACGGCACGCCGTTCCAGCGCAGCGTCTGGGAACAACTGCTGACGATCCCGTACGGCGAGACCCGCTCCTACGGTCAACTGGCGGGCGCGCTGGGCAAGTCGGGCGCGTCGCGCGCTGTCGGACTGGCCAACGGCAAGAACCCGGTGGGGATCATCGTGCCGTGCCACCGGGTGATCGGATCGACGGGCGGCCTCACCGGTTACGGCGGCGGGCTGGACCGCAAGCAGCGCCTGCTGGTCTTCGAGGGCGCGGGCAGGACGCCTGCGGGCACGCTGTTCTGA
- a CDS encoding phytoene desaturase family protein, which translates to MPSMLDAVVVGAGPNGLTAAVELARRGFSVAVFEARDTVGGGARTEELTLPGFRHDPCSAVHPLGAGSPAFNDMPLARFGLEWLHPELPMAHPWDDGTAAVLSRSVAETAASFGPRDAGAYRRLLAPFLGKWDAFARDFMALPPRGLPHDTLTLARFGLAGLPSSNLLMKRFHDEKAKGLFAGLVAHVIAPLSGIATGGVGLMFALAAHENGWPLPRGGSQAISDALAAYLLDLGGTIHTGFEVKRLDDLPPARAYVFDTSPTALARIAGLGRAYDSYRYGPSVFKIDYALDGPVPWTAEAARRAGTVQVGPTKGEISTALDLAYGGSAPATPFLITAQPSLVDPSRAPRGKHVFWAYGHVPHAWDGDLTEAIERQIERFAPGFRDRVLARATAGPPELAARNANYVGGDIASGSVAGLRLLLRPKLSLSPYSTPHPAVFICSSATPPGPGVHGMSGQNAAKAVWRKLRATA; encoded by the coding sequence GGCCCGCGACACCGTGGGCGGGGGAGCGCGGACCGAGGAACTCACCCTCCCCGGTTTCCGCCACGACCCCTGTTCGGCCGTGCACCCCCTGGGCGCGGGATCGCCCGCGTTCAACGACATGCCCCTCGCCCGGTTCGGCCTGGAGTGGCTGCACCCCGAGCTGCCGATGGCCCACCCCTGGGACGACGGCACGGCCGCCGTGCTGTCCCGCTCCGTCGCCGAGACCGCCGCCTCCTTCGGCCCGCGCGACGCGGGGGCGTACCGCCGGCTGCTCGCCCCCTTCCTCGGCAAGTGGGACGCGTTCGCGCGGGACTTCATGGCGCTGCCCCCCAGGGGCCTGCCCCACGACACCCTCACGCTCGCCCGCTTCGGCCTCGCCGGGCTCCCGAGCTCCAACCTCCTGATGAAGCGGTTCCACGACGAGAAGGCCAAGGGGCTGTTCGCCGGCCTCGTCGCCCATGTCATCGCCCCGTTGAGCGGGATCGCGACCGGCGGCGTTGGCCTGATGTTCGCGCTCGCCGCGCACGAGAACGGCTGGCCGCTGCCGCGCGGCGGCTCCCAGGCCATCTCGGACGCCCTCGCCGCGTATCTGCTCGACCTCGGCGGCACGATCCACACCGGCTTCGAGGTCAAGCGGCTCGACGACCTGCCGCCGGCTCGCGCGTATGTCTTCGACACCTCGCCGACCGCGCTCGCCCGTATCGCGGGGCTCGGCCGGGCGTACGACTCGTACCGCTACGGCCCCAGCGTCTTCAAGATCGACTACGCGCTGGACGGCCCCGTGCCCTGGACGGCGGAGGCCGCGCGCCGGGCCGGCACGGTCCAAGTGGGGCCCACGAAGGGGGAGATCAGCACGGCGCTGGATCTGGCGTACGGCGGCAGCGCACCCGCCACACCGTTCCTGATCACCGCCCAGCCCAGCCTGGTCGATCCGTCCCGTGCCCCCCGGGGGAAGCATGTCTTCTGGGCGTACGGCCATGTCCCGCACGCCTGGGACGGCGATCTGACCGAGGCGATCGAGCGGCAGATCGAGCGCTTCGCGCCCGGCTTCCGGGACCGCGTCCTGGCCCGCGCGACCGCCGGCCCGCCGGAACTCGCGGCCCGCAACGCCAACTACGTGGGAGGGGACATCGCCAGCGGCTCGGTGGCCGGGCTCCGGCTGCTGCTGCGGCCCAAGCTCTCGCTGTCGCCGTACAGCACCCCGCACCCCGCGGTCTTCATCTGCTCGTCGGCGACGCCGCCGGGCCCCGGCGTGCACGGCATGTCGGGGCAGAACGCGGCGAAAGCGGTCTGGCGCAAGCTGCGCGCGACGGCCTGA
- a CDS encoding alpha/beta fold hydrolase, giving the protein MATTTITTTDGTEIFYKDWGTGRPVVFSHGWPLNADAWDGQLRLVAENGFRGIAHDRRGHGRSGQPWQGNDMDTYADDLAQLLDTLDIRDAVLVGHSTGGGEVARYIGKYGTSRVSKALLLSSIPPLMLRTDANPEGLPVDVFDGLRAGLAANRSQFYEDLTDTFYGFNRPGAAVSKGTRDAFWLWSMQVGIKAAYDCIKVFSETDFTEDLKRFDVPTLLAQGDDDQIVPLVAASPKSAELIKDSTLKIYPGQPHGLYGDHEQEFNADLMAFVS; this is encoded by the coding sequence ATGGCCACCACCACCATCACCACCACCGACGGCACCGAGATCTTCTACAAGGACTGGGGCACGGGCCGCCCCGTCGTCTTCAGCCACGGCTGGCCGCTCAACGCCGACGCCTGGGACGGCCAGCTCCGTCTCGTCGCCGAGAACGGCTTCCGCGGCATCGCGCACGACCGCAGGGGCCACGGCCGCTCCGGCCAGCCCTGGCAGGGCAACGACATGGACACGTACGCCGACGATCTCGCCCAGCTCCTGGACACGCTGGACATCCGTGACGCCGTCCTCGTCGGACACTCCACGGGCGGCGGCGAGGTCGCCCGCTACATCGGCAAGTACGGCACGTCCCGGGTCTCCAAGGCGCTGCTGCTGAGCTCGATCCCCCCGCTGATGCTGCGGACCGACGCCAACCCCGAGGGCCTGCCCGTCGACGTCTTCGACGGCCTCCGCGCGGGCTTGGCGGCCAACCGCTCGCAGTTCTACGAGGACCTCACGGACACCTTCTACGGCTTCAACCGCCCCGGTGCCGCGGTCTCGAAGGGGACGCGCGACGCGTTCTGGCTGTGGAGCATGCAGGTCGGCATCAAGGCGGCGTACGACTGCATCAAGGTGTTCTCCGAGACGGACTTCACGGAGGACCTCAAGCGTTTCGACGTCCCCACCCTCCTCGCGCAGGGCGACGACGACCAGATCGTGCCGCTCGTGGCCGCCAGCCCCAAGTCGGCCGAGCTGATCAAGGACTCGACGCTGAAGATCTATCCGGGCCAGCCGCACGGTCTGTACGGCGACCACGAGCAGGAGTTCAACGCCGACCTCATGGCCTTCGTCAGCTGA
- a CDS encoding SIR2 family NAD-dependent protein deacylase, producing the protein MTLVAIFSGAGISTDSGIPDYRGPNGVWRRDPEAEKLVTYDTYMNDPDIRRRSWLMRRDSPAFRAQPNVAHRAVAELDRAVDGAVRVITQNVDGLHQLAGTPARKVLELHGTARAVVCTGCHARSTMEEAMARVEAGEDDPPCTECGAVLKSATVMFGQRLDPQVLGEALSITKACEVFIAVGTTLQVQPAASLAGIAAEHGARLLIVNAEPTPYDEQADEVIREPIGTALPELLKRFHES; encoded by the coding sequence ATGACTCTCGTCGCGATTTTCAGCGGCGCCGGGATCTCCACCGACTCCGGCATTCCCGACTACCGAGGTCCGAACGGCGTGTGGCGGCGCGACCCCGAGGCCGAGAAGCTCGTCACGTACGACACGTACATGAACGACCCGGACATCCGCCGCCGCTCATGGCTGATGCGCCGCGACAGCCCGGCCTTCCGTGCCCAGCCGAACGTCGCGCACCGCGCCGTCGCCGAGCTCGACCGGGCGGTCGACGGAGCGGTCCGGGTGATCACGCAGAACGTCGACGGGCTCCACCAGCTCGCCGGTACGCCCGCCCGCAAGGTGCTCGAACTGCACGGCACGGCACGGGCGGTGGTCTGCACCGGGTGCCACGCACGCTCCACGATGGAGGAGGCGATGGCCCGGGTCGAGGCGGGCGAGGACGACCCGCCGTGCACCGAGTGCGGTGCCGTCCTGAAGTCGGCGACGGTGATGTTCGGCCAACGGCTGGATCCGCAGGTGCTCGGGGAGGCCCTGTCGATCACCAAGGCGTGCGAGGTCTTCATCGCCGTCGGCACGACCCTCCAGGTGCAGCCGGCCGCCTCGCTCGCGGGGATCGCCGCCGAGCACGGCGCGCGGCTCCTGATCGTGAACGCCGAGCCGACGCCGTACGACGAGCAGGCCGACGAGGTCATCCGTGAGCCGATCGGTACGGCGCTGCCCGAACTGCTGAAGCGGTTCCACGAGAGCTGA
- a CDS encoding AlkA N-terminal domain-containing protein → MHTDTERCLRAVRSKDARFDGWFFTAVLTTGIYCRPSCPVVPPKAENMVFHPSAAACQQAGFRACKRCRPDTSPGSPEWNARADSVARAMRLIQDGIVDREGVTGLAGRLGYSERQIERQLLAELGAGPLALARAQRAQTARLLIETTALPMAQVAFAAGFSSIRTFNDTVREVFALSPTELRARGSRRSGTAPGPATGPSAGSSTGSSAASSTPGVICLRLPFRAPLNPDNLFGHLAATAVPGVEEWRDGAYRRTLALPYGHGIVALTPKPDHIRCRLALTDPRDLTVAISRCRRMLDLDADPVAVDEQLRTDPLLAPLVDKAPGRRVPGTVDAAEFAVRAVLGQQVSTAAARTHAARLVTAHGTPVDDPEGGLTHLFPTPAELAALDPEALALPRSRRTTLMTLVDALADGTLPLGTDSDWDEARARLHALPGFGPWTVEAIAMRALGDPDAFLPTDLGMRRAASALGLPSTPAALTSRAAAWRPWRAYAVQYLWATEDHAINVLPA, encoded by the coding sequence ATGCACACCGACACCGAGCGCTGCTTGCGCGCCGTCCGGTCCAAGGACGCGCGATTCGACGGATGGTTCTTCACCGCCGTCCTGACCACCGGTATCTACTGCCGGCCGAGCTGCCCGGTCGTGCCCCCGAAGGCCGAGAACATGGTCTTCCACCCGAGCGCAGCCGCCTGTCAGCAGGCCGGCTTCCGCGCCTGCAAGCGCTGCCGGCCGGACACCAGCCCCGGCTCGCCCGAGTGGAACGCCCGCGCCGACTCCGTCGCCCGCGCCATGCGTCTCATCCAGGACGGGATCGTCGACCGGGAGGGCGTCACGGGACTCGCCGGGCGGCTCGGCTACTCGGAGCGCCAGATCGAACGGCAGCTGCTCGCCGAACTCGGCGCCGGGCCGCTCGCGCTGGCCCGCGCCCAGCGGGCCCAGACCGCGCGGCTGCTCATCGAGACGACCGCGCTGCCGATGGCGCAGGTCGCCTTCGCCGCCGGGTTCTCGTCCATCCGCACCTTCAACGACACCGTCCGTGAGGTGTTCGCGCTCTCGCCGACCGAGCTGCGGGCACGCGGCTCCCGGCGTTCGGGCACCGCCCCGGGACCGGCCACCGGGCCTTCGGCCGGGTCTTCTACCGGGTCCTCAGCCGCGTCTTCGACGCCCGGGGTGATCTGTCTGCGGCTGCCCTTCCGCGCACCGCTCAACCCCGACAACCTCTTCGGACACCTGGCGGCCACCGCCGTCCCGGGCGTCGAGGAGTGGCGCGACGGCGCGTACCGGCGCACGCTCGCTCTTCCGTACGGACACGGCATCGTCGCCCTGACGCCGAAGCCCGACCACATCCGCTGCCGGCTCGCGCTGACCGACCCGCGCGATCTCACCGTCGCCATCAGCCGCTGCCGCCGCATGCTCGACCTGGACGCCGACCCGGTCGCCGTCGACGAACAGCTCCGTACCGACCCGCTGCTCGCCCCGCTGGTCGACAAGGCGCCCGGCCGCCGGGTGCCGGGCACCGTCGACGCCGCCGAGTTCGCCGTACGCGCGGTGCTCGGCCAGCAGGTCTCGACCGCCGCCGCGCGCACGCACGCCGCGCGCCTTGTCACCGCCCACGGCACACCCGTGGACGATCCCGAGGGCGGCCTCACCCATCTCTTCCCCACGCCCGCCGAGTTGGCCGCGCTCGACCCCGAAGCGCTCGCGCTGCCGCGCAGCCGCCGCACCACGCTCATGACCCTGGTCGATGCGCTGGCCGACGGCACGCTGCCGCTCGGCACGGACAGCGACTGGGACGAGGCGAGGGCCCGTCTGCACGCGCTGCCCGGGTTCGGCCCGTGGACCGTCGAGGCGATCGCGATGCGCGCGCTCGGCGACCCGGACGCCTTCCTGCCGACGGATCTCGGTATGCGCCGTGCCGCGTCGGCACTGGGGCTGCCGTCGACACCCGCCGCGCTGACGTCACGCGCCGCCGCGTGGCGGCCCTGGCGCGCCTACGCGGTCCAGTACCTCTGGGCGACCGAGGACCACGCCATCAACGTCCTTCCCGCATAA
- a CDS encoding NUDIX hydrolase, translating to MTTSREADYLTYIAGLPRVLSGAAALFRDEEGRVLIVEPNYRPGWGLPGGTVESDTGETPRQAARRETFEEIGLDVELGPLLAVDWSQAPDRPAIVAYLYDGGVLDEERLGAIRLQHDELLSWRLVSPAQIPDLVIGSLAGRILSGLDVLETGSGAVELENGRRIG from the coding sequence GTGACGACCTCTCGCGAAGCCGACTACCTCACATATATCGCCGGCCTCCCCCGTGTCCTCTCCGGGGCCGCCGCACTCTTCCGGGACGAGGAAGGGCGCGTACTGATCGTCGAGCCCAACTACCGGCCCGGCTGGGGGCTGCCCGGCGGCACCGTCGAGTCCGACACGGGTGAGACGCCGCGTCAGGCGGCGCGGCGCGAGACGTTCGAAGAGATCGGGCTGGACGTCGAGTTGGGGCCGCTGCTCGCCGTGGACTGGTCGCAGGCGCCGGACCGGCCGGCCATCGTCGCGTATCTGTACGACGGCGGGGTCCTGGACGAGGAACGGCTCGGCGCGATCCGGCTTCAGCACGACGAGTTGCTCTCCTGGCGGCTGGTGAGCCCTGCTCAGATTCCCGATCTGGTGATCGGATCGCTCGCCGGCCGCATTCTCTCGGGGCTCGATGTACTCGAAACCGGCTCGGGGGCCGTGGAGTTGGAGAACGGCCGCCGGATCGGCTGA
- a CDS encoding glycerate kinase — MTDGAVTEAAHVLVAADKFKGSLTAVQVAERVTAGLRLVVPGLDVEALPVADGGDGTVAAAVAAGFERREVRVTGPLGDELTAAYALRGGTAVVEMAEASGLQHLPAGVFAPLTAGTYGSGELLRAALDAGARTIVFGVGGSATTDGGAGMLAALGGRFLDTDGRPVGPGGGGLRDLATVDLSGLDPRIADTDIVLASDVDNPLTGPKGAPAVYGPQKGASPEDVATLDAALAHYARVLEKTLGAGAAEAALSPGAGAAGGIGYGALVGLAASFRPGIEVMLDVLGFGPALSRATLVITGEGSLDEQTLHGKAPAGVAAAARAKNIEVIAVCGRLALRPEALGRAGIRRAYALTDLEPDPARSMAEAGPLLERMSATIARDFLT; from the coding sequence GTGACGGACGGAGCAGTAACCGAGGCCGCGCACGTGCTCGTCGCGGCGGACAAGTTCAAGGGATCGCTCACGGCCGTACAGGTCGCCGAGCGGGTGACGGCCGGGCTGCGCCTGGTCGTCCCCGGCCTCGACGTCGAGGCACTGCCCGTCGCCGACGGCGGTGACGGCACCGTCGCAGCGGCGGTGGCGGCCGGGTTCGAACGCCGTGAGGTACGGGTCACCGGACCGCTCGGCGACGAGCTGACCGCGGCGTACGCGCTCCGCGGCGGCACGGCCGTCGTGGAGATGGCCGAGGCGTCGGGCCTCCAGCACCTGCCCGCCGGCGTCTTCGCGCCTCTCACCGCCGGTACGTACGGCTCCGGCGAACTGCTGCGCGCCGCACTCGACGCGGGCGCGCGCACCATCGTCTTCGGCGTCGGCGGCAGCGCCACGACGGACGGCGGCGCGGGGATGCTCGCCGCGCTCGGCGGACGCTTCCTCGACACGGACGGGCGGCCGGTGGGCCCCGGCGGCGGCGGACTGCGCGATCTCGCGACGGTGGACCTGTCCGGGCTCGACCCCCGTATCGCCGACACGGACATCGTCCTCGCCAGCGACGTGGACAACCCGCTGACCGGTCCCAAGGGCGCCCCGGCGGTCTACGGCCCGCAGAAGGGCGCGTCCCCCGAGGACGTCGCCACACTCGACGCGGCGCTCGCGCACTACGCGCGCGTCCTGGAGAAGACCCTCGGCGCCGGGGCGGCCGAGGCCGCGCTCTCGCCCGGCGCGGGCGCAGCGGGCGGTATCGGTTACGGCGCCCTCGTCGGCCTCGCCGCGAGCTTCCGGCCCGGCATCGAGGTCATGCTCGACGTACTCGGCTTCGGCCCCGCGCTGTCCCGCGCCACGCTCGTGATCACCGGCGAGGGCTCGCTGGACGAGCAGACGCTGCACGGCAAGGCCCCCGCGGGCGTCGCGGCGGCGGCCCGCGCGAAGAACATCGAGGTGATCGCGGTCTGCGGCCGGCTGGCCCTCCGCCCGGAGGCCCTGGGCCGCGCCGGTATCCGCCGCGCGTACGCCCTGACGGACCTGGAACCGGACCCGGCACGCTCTATGGCGGAGGCGGGCCCGCTGCTGGAACGCATGTCGGCGACCATCGCCCGCGACTTCCTGACCTGA